A stretch of Lagopus muta isolate bLagMut1 chromosome 9, bLagMut1 primary, whole genome shotgun sequence DNA encodes these proteins:
- the ALG3 gene encoding LOW QUALITY PROTEIN: dol-P-Man:Man(5)GlcNAc(2)-PP-Dol alpha-1,3-mannosyltransferase (The sequence of the model RefSeq protein was modified relative to this genomic sequence to represent the inferred CDS: deleted 1 base in 1 codon), whose amino-acid sequence MAVRLRRVCREVLLEPRYTPLVAACLCLAEGGVNLWVIRRVPYTEIDWQAYMQEVEGFANGTRDYTQLRGDTGPLVYPAGFVYLFLGLYYATGRGADIRLAQHIFAGLYLLNLLLVFRIYCRTCKVPPYVFFFMCCASYRIHSIFVLRLFNDPVAMAILFLAINFFLEDHWSWGCLLFSLAVSVKMNILLFAPGLLFLLLQRFGLLGCIPKLCICAVLQVALGLPFLLENPVGYLTRSFDLGRQFQFKWTVNWRFLPEEVFQHRAFHAGLLLAHLAGLVLFALHRWHRSKESILSLLKDPAERKHPSPPLSVNKIIFILFSSNFLGICCSRSLHYQFYVWYFHTLPYLLWCTPTSKLTHMPKVLLLGVIELCWNTYPSTVCSSLSLHICHGLILLQLWYGTALPPALQPPQPSKKSDPLSRKAK is encoded by the exons ATGGCGGTGAGGTTGCGCCGGGTCTGTcgggaggtgctgctggagccccgCTACACGCCGCTGGTGGCCGCCTGCCTGTGCCTGGCGGAGGGCGGCGTCAACCTGTGGGTGATCCGCAGGGTGCCCT ACACCGAGATCGACTGGCAGGCGTACATGCAGGAGGTGGAGGGCTTCGCCAACGGCACCCGCGACTACACGCAACTGCGGGGCGACACCGGGCCGCTGGT TTACCCCGCCGGCTTTGTGTACCTCTTCCTGGGGCTGTACTACGCCACGGGCCGC GGGGCCGACATCCGCCTGGCGCAGCACATCTTCGCCGGGCTCTACCTGCTCAACCTGCTGCTCGTCTTCCGCATCTACTGCCGCACCTGCAAG GTCCCCCCGTACGTCTTCTTCTTCATGTGCTGCGCCTCCTACCGCATCCACTCCATCTTCGTCTTGCGGCTCTTCAACGACCCCGTGGCCATGGCCATCCTCTTCCTCGCTATCAACTTCTTTCTGGAGGACCACTGGTCCTGGGGCTGCCTGCTGTTCAG CCTGGCCGTGTCAGTGAAGATGAATATCCTCCTCTTCGCACCCGGgctgctctttctcctcctACAGCGCTTCGGCCTCTTGGGCTGCATCCCCAAGCTCTGCATCTGTGCCGTGCTCCAG GTGGCCCTAGGGCTGCCCTTCCTGCTGGAGAATCCCGTGGGGTACCTGACACGCTCCTTCGACCTGGGCCGTCAGTTCCAGTTCAAGTGGACAGTGAATTGGCGCTTCCTCCCAGAGGAGGTGTTCCAGCACCGGGCTTTCCATGCCGGGCTGCTCCTGGCCCACCTGGCTGGCTTGGTGCTCTTTGCACTGCACCGATGGCACAG gtccaaagaaagCATCCTATCTCTGCTGAAGGATCCAGCCGAGAGGAAGCACCCGTCCCCTCCCTTGAGCGTCAACA AAATCATCTTCATTCTCTTCTCCTCCAACTTTCTGGGCATTTGCTGCAGCCGCTCCCTGCACTACCAGTTCTACGTCTGGTACTTCCACACACTGCCCTACCTGCTGTGGTGCACCCCGACCTCCAAGCTCACTCACATGCCCAA ggtgctgctgctgggcgtGATCGAGCTCTGCTGGAACACCTACCCCTCCACTGTCTGCAGCTCCCTGTCCCTGCACATCTGTCACGGACTTATCCTGCTCCAGCTGTGGTACggcacagccctgccaccaGCCCTAcagcccccccagcccagca
- the EEF1AKMT4 gene encoding EEF1A lysine methyltransferase 4: protein MERRPPPAAANRCYAQRRFWEERYRRAGAEPQEWLGGFERFRALLEPELRPEDRILVLGCGTSALSYELHELGYRDVTSIDFSPACVEAMRSRYAHCPQLRWAVMDMRSLTFPDASFDVVLEKGTLDVLLVEEADPWHVSSRGAAAMCRVLAEVSRVLRPGGRFLSITFAQPHFRAPHYAQEAFGWSLRHAACGDAFHYFVYIMCKGQPLAPSDLALGRQLGRPPPAPPPPITMAEDEDEDFLRAIEL, encoded by the exons ATGGAGCggcgccccccgcccgccgccgccaaTCGGTGCTACGCGCAGCGCCGCTTCTGGGAGGAGCGGTACCGCCGGGCGGGCGCTGAGCCCCAGGAGTGGTTGGGCGGCTTCGAGCGGTTCCGCGCGTTGCTGGAGCCCGAGCTGCGTCCCGAAGACCGCATCCTCGTGCTCG gCTGTGGGACCAGTGCCCTGAGCTATGAGCTGCACGAGCTGGGATACCGCGACGTCACCAGCATCGACTTCTCACCCGCCTGCGTGGAGGCCATGCGCTCCCGCTATGCCCACTGCCCCCAGCTGCGCTGGGCCGTCATGGACATGCGCTCCCTGACCTTCCCTGACGCTTCCTTCGACGTGGTGCTGGAGAAGGGCACGCTGGACGTGCTGTTGGTGGAGGAGGCTGACCCCTGGCATGTGTCCTCCCGCGGTGCCGCTGCGATGTGCCGGGTGCTGGCAGAG GTGAGCCGTGTGCTGCGCCCGGGCGGCCGCTTCCTCTCCATCACCTTCGCACAGCCCCATTTCCGCGCCCCTCACTACGCACAGGAGGCCTTTGGCTGGTCCTTGCGGCACGCCGCCTGCGGGGACGCCTTCCACTACTTTGTCTACATCATGTGCAAGGGGCAGCCCCTGGCTCCCTCTGACCTGGCCCTGGGCAGGCAGCTGGGGCGGCCCCCCCCGGCCCCACCACCCCCTATCACCATGGCagaggatgaggatgaagaCTTCCTCCGCGCCATCGAACTGTGA